The window ATAGAGCTGTAAGGATTAAGAATTCAATTGACCTTTTAGCAATTAATTCCTTTGTCAAAATTTTTAAAGAAGTAAAAGCTGACATTGTTCATCTACATAACTCAAAGGCTCATACACTGTCTTTATTAGCTAACCTCTTCGTGCCTAAGCAAAAGTTTGTTTTACACAGAAGAGTTTCATTTCCTATCTCTGCAGGTTTTATCAATAAAATAAAATACAACGCTAATTCTTTAAAAAGAATCATTTGTATTTCAAAAGAAATTCAAACTCGTGTCCAAAACATTACCGATATTTCCAAGACTGAGGTTATTTACAGTGGAATCAACCTTGATAAATTCAATAATCCTATAAAAGAAATTGATTTCAGAGATAGATTTCAAATCGACTCCGAACAAATAATTATTGGAGGTGTAGGAGCTTTAAGCATTGAAAAAGATTTTAATACTTTCATAAATACCGCTTCTATAGCTCTAAAAAAGGTTCCTAATTTGTCTTTTTTAATTGTTGGCGATGGACCTGAAAAAGACAAATTGAAAGAGATAATCAACCAATTAGGGTTGAATCAAAAGATAATACTCACTGGTTTTTTAGATAATATTCCCTCATTACTTTCACAATTAGATATTTTCATGCTCTGTTCGCAATCAGAGGGATTAGGAACTAGTTTTTTAGATGCCTTTGCCAGTAAATTACCAGTTGTAGCCACAAGAACGGGTGGTGTGCCTGAAATTGTTATTCACAATAAAACAGGGCTTATTACGGAACCAGGTAATACCGAGCTACTAGCACAATTTATAATCGAGTTGGCACAAAATCCTGAGAAAAGGAAAAAATTAGGAGAATCGGCCAAAAAATTTGTGAAAGATTTCTCAATAGAGGAAATGGCCAAAAGACATTTTAATCTATACAAAAAGATACTGAATTCATGAGTAAAGCCAGTGTGATAATATCTTTCTATAACAGGATAGATCAGCTAAAATTGATCTTAACCGCATTGAATCAGCAAACTTTCTCTGATTTTGAAGTAATTATTTCTGATGATGGCTCCAATAAAGAAGTGGTGGATGAAATTCAAAATATAATAAATCAATATTCATTTGACATTACTCATGTTTGGCATCCCGATAATGGATTTAATAAAACCAAAATCCTCAATAAATCAATTATATCTAGTAAAGCAGATTATTTAATATTTATTGACGGAGACTGTATCCCTGCTAACACTTTTATAGATGACCATCTGAAATACAGCCAAGACAAAAGAGTATTAATAGGGCGAAGAGTCGAGCTATCTCTCAAATTGTCCGAAAAAATTACCTCAGAATATATACAATCAAGGAAGTTTAAATGGTTATCTAGTATTGCTCTTTTGGATAGTTTTAAGAGTGATACCCGTAAAGCGGAGGCTGGTATAAGAATGAGCAGCAAGTGGATAAATGAAAAATTAGGGTCATATAATAAAGGAATATTAGGTTGTAACTTCT is drawn from Marivirga arenosa and contains these coding sequences:
- a CDS encoding glycosyltransferase family 4 protein; amino-acid sequence: MKVLHVSTEKVWRGGEQQIAYLIESLQQLGVENVLICNKNSKMHHYAKINKLNYRAVRIKNSIDLLAINSFVKIFKEVKADIVHLHNSKAHTLSLLANLFVPKQKFVLHRRVSFPISAGFINKIKYNANSLKRIICISKEIQTRVQNITDISKTEVIYSGINLDKFNNPIKEIDFRDRFQIDSEQIIIGGVGALSIEKDFNTFINTASIALKKVPNLSFLIVGDGPEKDKLKEIINQLGLNQKIILTGFLDNIPSLLSQLDIFMLCSQSEGLGTSFLDAFASKLPVVATRTGGVPEIVIHNKTGLITEPGNTELLAQFIIELAQNPEKRKKLGESAKKFVKDFSIEEMAKRHFNLYKKILNS
- a CDS encoding glycosyltransferase, translating into MSKASVIISFYNRIDQLKLILTALNQQTFSDFEVIISDDGSNKEVVDEIQNIINQYSFDITHVWHPDNGFNKTKILNKSIISSKADYLIFIDGDCIPANTFIDDHLKYSQDKRVLIGRRVELSLKLSEKITSEYIQSRKFKWLSSIALLDSFKSDTRKAEAGIRMSSKWINEKLGSYNKGILGCNFSIHKTLLLELNGFDERYIYPGVGEDTELRERVRHAGLEIFKPKFALVQYHLWHKKQSRSGQAENMKLLKETMENKYIKTPYGINKE